A region of Kribbella sp. NBC_01245 DNA encodes the following proteins:
- a CDS encoding RNA polymerase sigma factor: protein MTDIGQWTARIGGPAVAMPRVGSEAADNPVRDLAPTLDLREAEREAAIARVFDQSHPQMVRLAVLLGAGPDAEDVVAEAFCQLYRRWPKLRSPDAALGYVRGAVVNLVRMRWRHLQVVRRHHDRVVRPSDDVSAENVALAREDQRAVVAALEELPPRQREAIVLRYWMDLKEAEIAAAMGISCGAVKSHTARAMSALTRAMGEIR, encoded by the coding sequence ATGACCGACATCGGGCAGTGGACCGCACGGATCGGCGGCCCCGCCGTGGCCATGCCCCGGGTCGGCAGCGAGGCGGCGGACAATCCGGTCCGCGACCTGGCACCGACCCTCGATCTGCGGGAAGCCGAACGTGAAGCCGCAATCGCCCGCGTCTTCGATCAGTCTCATCCGCAGATGGTCCGGCTCGCCGTACTGCTCGGGGCCGGGCCGGACGCCGAGGACGTCGTGGCTGAGGCGTTCTGCCAGCTCTACCGGCGATGGCCCAAGCTGCGCTCACCCGACGCGGCGCTGGGCTACGTTCGAGGCGCAGTCGTGAACCTGGTGCGGATGCGGTGGCGGCACCTGCAGGTGGTCCGGCGGCACCACGACCGCGTGGTGCGGCCGAGCGACGACGTGTCGGCGGAGAACGTGGCCCTGGCGCGGGAGGACCAGCGAGCTGTGGTCGCCGCGCTGGAGGAATTGCCCCCGCGTCAGCGCGAGGCCATCGTGCTGCGTTACTGGATGGACCTCAAGGAGGCTGAGATCGCCGCTGCGATGGGAATATCGTGCGGGGCCGTGAAGTCGCATACGGCGCGTGCGATGTCCGCGCTCACCCGGGCGATGGGAGAGATCAGATGA
- a CDS encoding carbon starvation CstA family protein, with amino-acid sequence MTTTATQPPQRRSRDPRQVAIWTAISVAGAICWGVIALARDEEISAIWLLGAALGSYAIGYRFYSKFIAKRVLEVDDTRATPAERKNNGVDFEPTDRRVLFGHHFAAIAGAGPLVGPVLAAQMGYLPGTIWIIVGVILAGAVQDMVILFFSMRRDGKSLGQMAREEIGPVGGVAALIGVFAIMIILLAVLAMVVVNAMAVSPWATFSIAMTIPIALFMGFYLRVVRPGRVMETTVIGVGLLLLALIAGGWIEGSALGDTFTLSKETLVFCLIIYGFVASVLPVWMLLTPRDYLSTFMKIGTIALLAVGIVVARPMMKNEAVTDFALNGNGPVFAGSLFPFVFITIACGALSGFHALVASGTTPKMIEKESQVRTIGYGGMLAESFVAVSAIIAASIIDPGLYYAMNSPAALLGTSLQSASEAVAALGFTISPEQLAAAAAAVEEQTLVARTGGAPTLAVGMSQIFSAAFGGGMQAFWYHFAIMFEALFILTTVDAGTRVGRFMLQDTLGNVYKPMRDVSWKPGLIVASAIVVGGWGYFLYAGVTDPLGGINQLFPLFGIANQLLAAIALTVATTILIKRGKLKWAWVTGIPLLWDATVTLTASYQKVFSDDPKLGFFAQQAKFSDALDAGTVLPPAKSLDEMGKIVTNTTVDGILAAFFALIVVVVIVDAARVCIRALRSPETVTDSEAPYVRSTLVAPSGLIATKEEKAAMAAVGTSPGGGSGPEER; translated from the coding sequence GTGACGACAACCGCAACCCAGCCCCCGCAGCGACGGAGCCGCGATCCGCGCCAAGTCGCCATCTGGACGGCCATCTCGGTCGCCGGCGCGATCTGCTGGGGCGTCATCGCCTTGGCGCGGGACGAGGAGATCTCGGCGATCTGGCTGCTCGGCGCGGCCCTCGGCTCGTACGCGATCGGCTATCGGTTCTACTCGAAGTTCATCGCGAAGCGGGTGCTCGAGGTGGACGACACCCGCGCCACCCCCGCCGAGCGCAAGAACAACGGTGTCGACTTCGAGCCGACCGACCGGCGGGTGCTCTTCGGTCACCACTTCGCCGCGATCGCCGGCGCCGGACCACTGGTCGGACCGGTGCTCGCCGCGCAGATGGGGTATCTGCCGGGCACAATCTGGATCATCGTCGGCGTCATCCTGGCCGGCGCCGTCCAGGACATGGTCATCCTGTTCTTCTCGATGCGGCGCGACGGCAAGAGCCTCGGGCAGATGGCGCGTGAGGAGATCGGCCCGGTCGGTGGGGTCGCCGCGTTGATCGGCGTGTTCGCGATCATGATCATCCTGCTCGCGGTGCTCGCGATGGTGGTGGTCAACGCGATGGCGGTGTCACCGTGGGCGACGTTCTCGATCGCGATGACGATCCCGATCGCGCTGTTCATGGGCTTCTACCTCAGAGTGGTCCGGCCCGGTCGCGTGATGGAGACGACCGTGATCGGTGTCGGCCTGCTGCTGCTCGCGCTGATCGCCGGCGGCTGGATCGAGGGCTCGGCGCTGGGCGACACGTTCACGTTGTCGAAGGAAACCCTCGTCTTCTGCCTGATCATCTACGGCTTCGTGGCCTCGGTGCTGCCGGTCTGGATGCTGCTCACGCCACGTGACTACCTGTCGACGTTCATGAAGATCGGCACGATCGCGCTGCTGGCCGTTGGCATCGTGGTCGCCCGGCCGATGATGAAGAACGAGGCGGTCACCGATTTCGCCCTCAACGGCAACGGTCCGGTCTTCGCGGGCTCGCTGTTCCCGTTCGTCTTCATCACCATCGCCTGCGGTGCGCTGTCCGGGTTCCACGCGCTGGTCGCGTCGGGCACCACTCCGAAGATGATCGAGAAGGAATCGCAGGTCCGGACGATCGGGTACGGCGGCATGCTCGCCGAGAGCTTCGTCGCGGTTAGCGCGATCATCGCCGCGTCGATCATCGACCCCGGCCTGTACTACGCGATGAACTCGCCCGCGGCGCTGTTGGGCACCTCCTTGCAGTCCGCCTCGGAAGCAGTGGCCGCGCTGGGCTTCACGATCTCGCCTGAACAACTGGCGGCGGCCGCTGCCGCGGTCGAAGAGCAGACGCTGGTGGCCCGAACCGGTGGCGCACCGACGCTCGCGGTGGGCATGTCGCAGATCTTCTCCGCGGCGTTCGGCGGCGGGATGCAGGCCTTCTGGTACCACTTCGCGATCATGTTCGAGGCGCTGTTCATCCTCACCACGGTCGACGCCGGCACCCGGGTGGGCCGGTTCATGCTGCAGGACACGCTGGGCAACGTCTACAAGCCCATGCGCGACGTGTCCTGGAAGCCGGGCCTCATCGTCGCCAGTGCGATCGTGGTCGGCGGCTGGGGATACTTCCTGTACGCCGGTGTCACCGACCCGCTCGGCGGCATCAACCAGTTGTTCCCGCTGTTCGGTATCGCCAACCAGTTGCTCGCCGCCATCGCCCTCACCGTCGCGACCACGATCCTTATCAAACGCGGCAAGCTGAAGTGGGCCTGGGTGACCGGTATCCCCCTCCTCTGGGACGCCACCGTCACACTGACCGCGAGCTACCAGAAGGTCTTCTCCGACGATCCCAAGCTCGGCTTCTTCGCCCAGCAGGCGAAGTTCTCCGATGCACTCGACGCCGGCACGGTGCTGCCGCCCGCGAAGAGCCTGGACGAGATGGGGAAGATCGTCACCAACACCACGGTCGACGGCATCCTCGCCGCGTTCTTCGCGCTCATCGTCGTGGTCGTCATCGTCGATGCCGCTCGGGTCTGCATCCGCGCCCTGCGATCTCCGGAGACGGTGACGGACTCGGAGGCGCCGTACGTCCGCTCCACCCTGGTGGCACCCTCCGGCCTCATCGCCACCAAGGAGGAGAAGGCTGCCATGGCTGCTGTGGGTACGTCGCCCGGTGGCGGGTCTGGCCCAGAGGAGCGATAG
- a CDS encoding alpha/beta hydrolase, whose translation MERPAVPADVEGVVERDGVALAYKVFERDRPTVLMMPTWSIVPSRFWKAQVPYLARHFRVVTFDGRGTGESGVPVGEAAYRDEEYVADTLAVLDATGTERAVLVSESRGVGWALTVALDEPARVSGVVAIGSATHLQQDAEKRNRRLWNERHDGDEEWMKYNRHRWLEGGYDEFLAYFFAQMFPEPHSTKQIEDGIGWGGQISGERLVDTQDGFLASDGTEFARRLQEVRCPVLVIHGDQDTIRPHAESVAVAELTGGSMITVTGGGHGPSGRDPVMVNHLIKDFVDRLHPASVKRTWVRALNRPKRALYISSPIGLGHAKRDLAIATELRKRHPELRIDWLAQHPVTRVLEDAREQVHPASKWLVSESAHIEFEADEHDLHAFQAIRRMDEILVNNFMVFNDLVTDEHYDLVIGDEAWDIDYFLHENPELKHFAFAWMTDFVGWLPMPSGGAAEAALTADYNAEMIEQRARFRRLRDRSIFVGEPADVVPQSFGPGLPGIREWTSRNFDFAGYVTGFDPAEVEDRDALRDELGYPRDALLCVVTVGGSGVGTSLLRRVLDAAPLARRLVPDLRFVVVAGPRIDPASLPQQAGVDVRGYLPNLYKHLAAADLAVVQGGLTTCMELTASRTPFIYVPLRNHFEQNFHVRQRLDRYAAGRHLPYDEASDPHALAEAIAKEIGREVHYHPVESNGAARAAALLADLL comes from the coding sequence GTGGAGCGACCCGCGGTTCCTGCCGATGTGGAGGGAGTGGTCGAGCGCGACGGGGTGGCGCTCGCCTACAAGGTGTTCGAGCGGGACCGGCCGACCGTGCTGATGATGCCGACCTGGTCGATCGTGCCGTCCCGGTTCTGGAAGGCGCAGGTGCCGTATCTGGCCCGGCACTTCCGGGTGGTCACGTTCGACGGCCGGGGAACAGGGGAGTCCGGCGTACCGGTGGGGGAGGCGGCGTACCGCGATGAGGAGTACGTCGCCGACACCCTCGCCGTACTCGACGCCACCGGCACCGAGCGGGCGGTCCTGGTCTCGGAGTCTCGCGGCGTTGGATGGGCGTTGACGGTCGCGTTGGACGAGCCGGCGCGGGTGAGCGGAGTGGTCGCGATCGGTTCGGCGACCCACCTGCAGCAGGACGCCGAGAAGCGGAACCGCCGGCTCTGGAATGAGCGGCATGACGGGGACGAGGAGTGGATGAAGTACAACCGGCATCGCTGGTTGGAGGGCGGGTATGACGAATTCCTGGCCTACTTCTTCGCGCAGATGTTCCCCGAACCGCATTCGACGAAGCAGATCGAGGACGGCATCGGCTGGGGCGGTCAGATCTCCGGGGAGCGGCTGGTCGATACGCAAGACGGGTTCCTGGCATCCGACGGGACGGAATTCGCCCGTCGGCTTCAGGAGGTGCGATGTCCGGTCCTGGTGATCCATGGCGACCAGGACACGATCCGCCCACACGCGGAAAGCGTGGCGGTCGCCGAGCTGACCGGCGGTTCGATGATCACCGTCACCGGCGGCGGTCACGGCCCTTCCGGGCGCGATCCGGTGATGGTGAACCACCTGATTAAGGACTTCGTGGACCGGCTTCATCCGGCGTCGGTCAAGCGGACCTGGGTGCGAGCCCTCAATCGACCGAAGCGGGCGCTTTACATCTCGTCACCGATCGGGCTGGGGCATGCCAAGCGGGACCTCGCGATCGCGACCGAGCTGCGCAAACGGCATCCGGAGCTGCGGATCGACTGGCTGGCTCAGCATCCCGTGACCCGGGTGCTGGAAGACGCGCGGGAACAGGTGCACCCGGCGTCGAAGTGGCTCGTCAGCGAGTCCGCGCATATCGAGTTCGAGGCGGACGAGCATGACCTGCACGCCTTCCAGGCGATCCGCCGGATGGACGAGATCCTGGTGAACAACTTCATGGTCTTCAACGATCTCGTGACCGATGAGCATTACGACCTCGTGATCGGCGACGAGGCCTGGGACATCGACTACTTCCTGCACGAGAATCCCGAGCTCAAGCACTTCGCCTTCGCGTGGATGACGGACTTCGTGGGTTGGCTGCCGATGCCGTCCGGCGGTGCGGCCGAGGCGGCGCTGACGGCCGACTACAACGCGGAGATGATCGAACAGCGCGCGCGGTTCCGCCGATTGCGCGACCGGTCGATCTTCGTGGGGGAGCCGGCGGACGTGGTCCCGCAGTCGTTCGGGCCGGGGCTGCCCGGCATCCGGGAGTGGACGTCGCGGAACTTCGATTTCGCCGGCTACGTGACCGGGTTCGACCCGGCCGAGGTCGAGGACCGCGACGCGCTGCGCGACGAGCTCGGTTATCCGCGCGATGCCCTGCTCTGCGTCGTGACGGTTGGCGGGTCAGGGGTCGGTACGTCGTTGCTACGCCGTGTGCTTGACGCGGCGCCACTGGCACGGCGGCTCGTTCCGGATCTGCGGTTTGTCGTGGTCGCGGGGCCGCGAATCGACCCGGCGTCCTTGCCGCAACAGGCGGGCGTGGATGTCCGTGGCTACTTGCCGAACTTGTACAAGCACCTCGCCGCCGCGGACCTGGCCGTCGTACAGGGGGGATTGACCACCTGCATGGAGTTGACGGCAAGTCGTACGCCGTTCATCTACGTGCCGTTGCGCAACCACTTCGAGCAGAACTTCCATGTACGTCAACGCCTCGACCGGTACGCCGCGGGAAGGCACCTGCCGTACGACGAGGCGTCGGATCCGCACGCGCTGGCCGAGGCGATCGCCAAGGAAATCGGTCGCGAGGTCCACTACCACCCAGTCGAATCCAACGGCGCCGCCCGCGCCGCCGCCCTCCTAGCGGACCTGCTCTAA
- a CDS encoding DUF3311 domain-containing protein, translated as MALPETMPLTRTGAGRARRRAGVLLLLLPVAGLVWVPLYARDEPRLFGVPFFYWYQLAWVGLCIACMAGAALLLRSPAPGGST; from the coding sequence ATGGCCTTGCCGGAAACCATGCCGCTGACGCGCACCGGCGCTGGGCGCGCTCGGCGCCGGGCAGGTGTCTTGCTGCTCCTGCTTCCGGTGGCAGGGCTCGTCTGGGTCCCGCTGTACGCCCGCGACGAGCCGCGGCTGTTCGGCGTGCCGTTCTTCTACTGGTACCAGCTCGCCTGGGTCGGCCTGTGCATCGCCTGCATGGCCGGCGCCGCTCTTCTGCTCCGATCACCTGCCCCTGGAGGATCAACGTGA
- a CDS encoding ATP-binding protein, producing MLRGRYNELGVVERLLAAARVGASGVLVITGEPGIGKTSLIDEAATLATGMRVLRARGTSAEREIPFGGLLQLLRPALGELEWIPPPQRGALAAALALREGVAGDRFVIGAATLSILCRYAESAPVAVLIDDAHLLDRPSAEALAFAARRLLADPIVLLATGRPGEPNPLAEADLPQLLLQGVGLEAAQQIVRDRSVRRVPVDLVARLHHRVAGNPLALLELAGDLDRFDRAAPGAPAPVSAVLAQAFAARAEQLTPPARTALLVAAAEDGDLGVVARACATLDVDVTVLAEAEQAALVTIVDGRVEFRHPLVRSAVYTSAEPAERRVVHQALAAALPVAQADRRAWHVSETVIGTDANAAAALDLAANHAGQRGAHAVAATAFERAARLSPSGLDRARRLVDAGAAAWLAGLPERADALFADALALDPPPPFKARAYELRGDIAVKCGSPVAARDLLFAAAAECAESEPDAAIGLLADATNASFWIGDATSLLRAAAEIAKLLDRATKPGIRILGSLSQGMALVIAGQDGTDQIRYAVELLATSGELENDRRRLVWMILGPLFLRESGTARSVIQQAMQESRDQVAVGMMPTLLFHLARDYATTDRWADAETAYDEAIRLSRETGQTTSLGICLAGLAWLHAHQGRETDCRVRAAEALEICTEHQIHLGEAWALFALGDLELGRGAPADALVHLERLLSVLSVAGALDADLSPAAELVDSYVRLGRADDAMPVALEFAKRAAAKGQPWALARASRCAGLVGTDEQLDEHFGAALALHVRTPDVFETARTRLAYGARLRRARRRIDARAQLRQALAAFEDLGAAGWADAAAAELKATGETARRREPATAAALTPQERQIALLLAAGHSTREAAAAMFLSPKTVEYHLRKVYAKLGIHSRVELADLMKA from the coding sequence ATGCTCAGGGGGAGATACAACGAGCTGGGGGTGGTCGAGCGCTTACTCGCCGCAGCGCGGGTGGGCGCCAGCGGTGTGCTCGTGATCACCGGCGAGCCGGGCATCGGGAAGACCTCGCTCATCGACGAGGCGGCGACTCTGGCCACGGGTATGCGCGTGCTCCGTGCCCGGGGCACCAGCGCCGAACGCGAGATCCCCTTCGGCGGCCTGCTTCAGTTGCTGCGACCGGCCCTTGGTGAGCTCGAGTGGATACCCCCGCCACAACGCGGAGCGCTCGCGGCGGCACTGGCACTTCGGGAGGGGGTTGCGGGAGACCGCTTCGTGATCGGTGCCGCGACGCTCAGCATCCTTTGCCGGTACGCCGAATCCGCTCCGGTCGCCGTACTCATCGATGACGCCCATCTACTCGATCGGCCGTCGGCAGAGGCGCTGGCGTTCGCTGCGCGGCGGCTACTGGCAGACCCGATCGTGTTGCTGGCAACGGGCCGTCCGGGTGAGCCGAATCCGCTGGCCGAGGCCGATCTGCCGCAGCTGCTGCTCCAGGGCGTTGGGCTGGAGGCGGCTCAGCAGATCGTCCGGGACCGGTCCGTACGCCGCGTACCGGTCGATCTTGTTGCCCGGTTGCACCACCGGGTCGCCGGCAATCCGCTGGCACTACTCGAACTGGCGGGCGATCTCGACCGCTTCGATCGGGCCGCACCCGGCGCGCCCGCACCGGTTTCAGCAGTGCTAGCGCAGGCTTTCGCCGCACGGGCCGAACAGCTCACTCCGCCCGCCCGTACTGCCCTGCTGGTCGCGGCGGCCGAGGACGGTGACCTCGGTGTCGTGGCGCGGGCCTGCGCGACGCTGGACGTGGACGTCACCGTGCTCGCCGAGGCGGAGCAGGCCGCACTCGTGACCATCGTGGATGGCCGCGTCGAGTTCCGGCATCCACTGGTGCGGTCGGCCGTCTACACCAGCGCCGAGCCGGCTGAGCGCCGCGTCGTACATCAGGCCCTTGCCGCTGCGTTGCCTGTGGCACAAGCCGACCGGCGAGCGTGGCATGTCTCGGAGACCGTGATCGGTACCGATGCGAACGCCGCCGCCGCGCTCGACCTCGCGGCGAATCACGCAGGCCAACGTGGTGCCCACGCGGTCGCGGCCACGGCATTCGAGCGAGCCGCGCGCCTATCGCCGTCTGGGCTTGATCGCGCCCGGCGATTGGTGGACGCCGGCGCGGCCGCTTGGCTTGCGGGGCTGCCGGAGCGCGCCGACGCACTCTTCGCCGATGCCCTCGCGCTTGATCCGCCGCCACCGTTCAAGGCGCGGGCGTACGAGTTGCGTGGCGACATCGCGGTGAAGTGCGGTTCACCTGTGGCAGCGCGCGATCTGCTGTTCGCCGCTGCCGCGGAGTGCGCGGAATCCGAACCGGATGCGGCGATCGGTCTGCTCGCGGACGCCACCAACGCGAGCTTCTGGATCGGCGATGCCACCTCGTTGCTGCGGGCCGCCGCCGAGATCGCGAAGCTGCTGGACCGGGCGACCAAACCCGGCATCCGGATCCTCGGATCGCTGTCACAAGGCATGGCCCTGGTGATCGCCGGCCAGGACGGAACCGACCAGATCAGGTACGCCGTTGAGCTGCTGGCGACCTCCGGTGAACTCGAGAACGACCGGCGACGGTTGGTCTGGATGATCCTGGGACCGCTCTTCCTGCGCGAGTCCGGCACCGCGCGATCGGTGATTCAGCAAGCCATGCAGGAAAGTCGCGACCAGGTGGCCGTCGGGATGATGCCCACCTTGCTCTTCCACCTGGCCCGGGACTACGCGACTACCGACCGGTGGGCCGACGCGGAGACGGCGTACGACGAGGCCATCCGGTTGTCCCGCGAGACCGGTCAGACGACATCACTCGGAATCTGCCTCGCCGGGCTTGCCTGGCTGCACGCGCATCAGGGCCGTGAGACCGACTGCCGGGTCCGGGCGGCGGAGGCGCTGGAAATCTGTACGGAACACCAGATCCATCTCGGCGAGGCCTGGGCGTTGTTCGCACTCGGCGATCTGGAGCTTGGAAGGGGAGCGCCGGCCGATGCGCTCGTACATCTGGAGCGGCTGCTCTCCGTTTTGTCGGTGGCGGGCGCCCTCGACGCCGATCTGTCTCCCGCGGCCGAGCTCGTCGACAGCTACGTGCGCCTCGGACGTGCCGATGACGCGATGCCGGTGGCTTTGGAGTTCGCCAAGCGGGCGGCTGCCAAAGGGCAACCGTGGGCGCTCGCTCGGGCTTCCCGTTGCGCTGGGTTGGTCGGGACCGACGAGCAGTTGGACGAGCATTTCGGGGCTGCGCTCGCACTGCACGTGCGTACACCGGACGTTTTCGAGACTGCCCGCACCCGGCTCGCGTACGGCGCCCGGTTGCGGCGAGCGCGCCGGCGGATCGATGCACGCGCCCAACTGCGCCAGGCGTTGGCCGCCTTCGAAGACCTGGGCGCCGCCGGCTGGGCAGACGCGGCCGCGGCCGAGCTCAAGGCGACCGGCGAGACCGCACGTCGTCGTGAGCCGGCGACCGCGGCCGCGCTCACTCCGCAGGAACGGCAGATCGCGCTGCTGCTGGCCGCCGGGCACAGCACCCGGGAGGCCGCGGCGGCGATGTTCCTCAGCCCCAAGACGGTCGAGTACCACTTGCGCAAGGTCTACGCGAAGCTGGGAATCCACTCGCGCGTCGAACTAGCCGACCTCATGAAGGCCTAG
- a CDS encoding YbdD/YjiX family protein — MTASVVVRAWRGLRWYLREVSGESAYDRYVETACRKHPDEAPLDRRAFERRRQDLENQRPQQRCC; from the coding sequence GTGACGGCCTCCGTCGTCGTACGGGCCTGGCGCGGGCTCCGCTGGTACCTGCGCGAGGTCAGCGGCGAGTCCGCCTACGACCGCTACGTCGAAACGGCGTGCCGCAAGCATCCCGACGAGGCGCCCCTGGATCGGCGCGCCTTCGAACGACGCCGCCAGGACCTCGAGAACCAACGCCCCCAACAACGCTGCTGCTAA
- a CDS encoding class I SAM-dependent methyltransferase, with the protein MTTTELPQQIDGDKLMAFVFRAVEEVGATLNAGLVVMGDRLGYYRCLRDHGPLAAAELADRTETSEHYAREWLNAQAAGAFVEYDAESGRYSLPSEHAVALTDETSPAFLPGMFQIAVGTLHHTPETIEAARSGAGIGWHEHNSDVHLGCERFFRPGYNASLVPEWLPALEGVVEKLERGAKVADVGCGHGSSTILMAQAFPRSTFTGSDYHPASIEIARARAVEAGVADRVRFEVAPASSYSGEGYDLVTTFDALHDMGDPVGAARHVRETLAPDGTWMVVEPMAGDRVEDNLNPVGRTYYGFSTLLCTPGSLSQDVGLALGTQAGPARIHDVTTAGGFTRFRKAAETPFNMVLEVRP; encoded by the coding sequence ATGACCACGACCGAACTGCCGCAGCAGATCGACGGCGACAAGCTGATGGCCTTCGTCTTCCGCGCCGTCGAGGAGGTCGGCGCGACGTTGAACGCCGGGCTGGTCGTGATGGGCGACCGGCTCGGCTACTACCGCTGCCTTCGGGACCACGGCCCCCTTGCGGCGGCGGAGCTGGCCGATCGGACCGAGACCAGCGAGCACTACGCACGCGAGTGGCTGAACGCTCAGGCGGCTGGCGCTTTTGTGGAGTACGACGCTGAGTCCGGGCGGTATTCGCTGCCCTCGGAGCACGCCGTCGCGCTCACGGACGAGACCAGTCCCGCGTTCCTGCCCGGGATGTTCCAGATCGCCGTGGGGACGCTGCACCACACCCCGGAGACGATCGAGGCGGCCCGGAGCGGCGCGGGTATCGGCTGGCACGAGCACAACTCCGACGTACATCTGGGGTGCGAGCGCTTCTTCCGCCCGGGGTACAACGCGAGCCTCGTCCCGGAGTGGCTGCCGGCCCTCGAAGGCGTGGTGGAGAAGCTGGAACGCGGGGCCAAGGTGGCGGACGTCGGCTGTGGACACGGTTCGTCGACCATCTTGATGGCACAGGCGTTTCCGCGGTCCACGTTCACCGGTTCGGACTACCACCCGGCGTCGATCGAGATCGCCCGCGCCCGGGCGGTGGAAGCGGGTGTCGCCGATCGCGTCCGGTTCGAGGTCGCGCCGGCGTCGTCGTACAGCGGCGAAGGGTATGACCTGGTGACGACGTTCGACGCGCTGCACGACATGGGTGATCCGGTCGGAGCCGCGCGGCACGTTCGGGAGACGCTGGCGCCTGATGGCACCTGGATGGTCGTCGAGCCGATGGCCGGGGACCGGGTCGAGGACAACCTGAACCCCGTCGGACGCACGTACTACGGGTTCTCGACGCTGCTCTGCACGCCGGGCTCGTTGTCCCAGGACGTCGGGCTCGCGCTTGGTACGCAGGCCGGGCCGGCGCGAATCCACGACGTCACCACGGCCGGCGGATTCACGCGATTCCGCAAGGCCGCCGAGACGCCGTTCAACATGGTGCTGGAAGTGAGGCCGTAA
- a CDS encoding sodium:solute symporter family protein, translating into MDVTLFGFVAVLGSASVLAFAAGRSRSAGVPPLEAWALADRRYGAVAVWLLLGGTIYTAYTFAAVPGLVYGAGAIGFFALPYTIVVYPLAFWMLPKLWSISAEHGFLTVADYARGRWGSHQLALAIALTGLLATMPYVALQLLGIRAVLEVGGVYPDGVAGDALLALVFGVLAVATYRSGLRAPALIAVVKGVVVVSVAIGLSVAALDRLGGPGGVFEVSRLDSTVGFSASLDPSLHAAYATLALGSAMALLCYPHVLTAAFSANSAAALRRAVVAMPLWTAILAVFGLLGLAARSAGIEAPLGNAEAALPMFVADLLPALLTGLVFGALAVGALVPAAVMSVAAGTLFTRNIYSEYLHPEATPRTQTRVARVTSLVVKVGALVFVFGLRGQDAINLQLLGGVWILQTFPAIALGLCTRWLHRGGVLAGWATGMIVGTYLVAEGGFSAVVDVGDGTQMYAAVVALIANLAVAVALTPLLDRLRISRGVDATASRGSRATTRPDPGRQGRTA; encoded by the coding sequence GTGGACGTCACCCTGTTCGGCTTCGTGGCGGTCCTGGGCAGCGCCTCAGTGCTCGCGTTCGCGGCAGGCCGCTCGCGGAGCGCTGGTGTCCCGCCGCTCGAGGCGTGGGCGCTGGCCGACCGGCGGTACGGCGCGGTGGCGGTCTGGCTGTTGCTGGGCGGCACGATCTATACGGCGTACACCTTCGCGGCGGTGCCCGGACTGGTCTACGGGGCCGGCGCGATCGGCTTCTTCGCCCTGCCGTACACCATCGTCGTCTACCCGCTCGCGTTCTGGATGTTGCCCAAGCTGTGGTCGATCTCGGCCGAACACGGGTTCCTGACCGTCGCCGACTACGCGCGTGGACGCTGGGGCTCGCATCAGCTCGCGCTCGCGATCGCCCTGACCGGGCTGCTGGCGACGATGCCGTACGTCGCGCTGCAGCTGCTCGGGATCCGTGCGGTGCTGGAGGTCGGCGGCGTCTATCCGGACGGGGTCGCCGGCGACGCCCTGCTTGCCCTGGTGTTCGGGGTACTGGCCGTGGCTACTTACCGCAGTGGGCTGCGTGCACCCGCGCTCATCGCCGTCGTCAAGGGCGTCGTCGTGGTCTCGGTCGCCATCGGTTTGAGCGTTGCCGCACTGGATCGGCTGGGAGGTCCCGGTGGCGTTTTCGAGGTGAGCCGGCTGGACTCCACGGTGGGCTTCTCAGCGTCGCTGGACCCCTCGTTGCACGCGGCCTACGCGACGCTGGCGCTCGGGTCGGCGATGGCGTTGCTCTGCTATCCGCATGTGCTCACTGCCGCGTTCAGCGCGAACTCGGCGGCAGCGTTGCGTCGTGCCGTGGTCGCCATGCCGCTTTGGACCGCGATCCTGGCGGTGTTCGGGCTGCTCGGGCTGGCCGCGCGCAGTGCCGGTATCGAGGCACCGCTGGGCAATGCCGAGGCAGCGCTGCCGATGTTCGTCGCCGACCTGCTGCCGGCGTTGCTCACCGGACTCGTCTTCGGCGCTCTCGCCGTCGGGGCGCTCGTGCCGGCGGCGGTGATGTCGGTCGCCGCGGGGACCCTTTTCACCCGGAACATCTACAGCGAGTACCTCCACCCCGAGGCCACACCGCGCACCCAGACCCGAGTCGCCCGGGTGACGTCGCTGGTGGTGAAGGTCGGCGCACTGGTGTTCGTGTTCGGGCTCCGCGGGCAGGACGCCATCAACCTGCAGCTGCTGGGCGGGGTCTGGATCCTGCAGACCTTCCCGGCCATCGCCCTGGGCCTGTGCACCCGCTGGCTGCACCGCGGCGGGGTGCTGGCCGGTTGGGCCACGGGGATGATCGTCGGCACCTACCTGGTCGCCGAGGGCGGGTTCTCCGCCGTGGTCGACGTGGGCGACGGAACTCAGATGTACGCCGCAGTGGTCGCCCTGATCGCCAACCTGGCGGTCGCGGTGGCGCTCACTCCGCTGCTGGACCGGCTCAGGATCTCCCGAGGTGTGGATGCCACCGCCTCGCGTGGATCTCGTGCGACGACCCGTCCCGATCCGGGTCGGCAAGGGAGGACGGCATGA